One genomic window of Methanosalsum zhilinae DSM 4017 includes the following:
- a CDS encoding 3-methyl-2-oxobutanoate dehydrogenase subunit VorB yields MATQLIKGNSAVIIGALYAGCDCFFGYPITPASEILHEASAHFPKLGRKFVQAESEEAAINMVYGAAAAGHRTMTASSGPGISLKQEGISYLAGAELPSVIVDIMRAGPGLGNIGPEQGDYTQVVKGGGHGNFRNIVLAPNSVQEMCDMTIKAFELSFKYRNPAFVLADGVLGQMVEPLKFPETAVKPEPDTSWAVCGNAETRQNLVSSIFLDFDQLEEFNFQLQKKYELIKDKEVDYEEYHVEDASIVLVSYGISSRICRSAVDVARKEGLKVGLFRPKTLFPFPEKELKKIADSHECTFISVEMSNGQMKEDIILATRFTRPVELVNRMGGNLITLDEVMDCIYKVAGKEE; encoded by the coding sequence ATGGCGACACAATTGATCAAAGGTAATTCTGCAGTTATAATCGGTGCATTATATGCAGGATGTGACTGTTTCTTTGGCTACCCTATAACTCCTGCAAGTGAAATACTTCATGAAGCATCTGCTCACTTTCCAAAATTAGGGCGAAAATTTGTTCAGGCGGAATCCGAAGAAGCTGCAATAAATATGGTCTATGGAGCAGCAGCTGCCGGTCATAGAACAATGACCGCTTCTTCAGGACCTGGTATCAGTCTAAAGCAGGAAGGAATATCTTATCTGGCAGGAGCAGAACTTCCTTCTGTGATAGTTGATATAATGAGAGCAGGTCCAGGACTTGGAAACATTGGACCGGAACAGGGCGACTATACTCAGGTAGTAAAAGGAGGAGGCCATGGGAATTTCAGAAATATTGTTCTTGCTCCCAACTCAGTTCAGGAAATGTGTGATATGACAATAAAAGCATTTGAACTATCCTTCAAGTACCGCAATCCTGCCTTTGTGCTTGCAGACGGAGTTCTTGGACAGATGGTTGAGCCTCTAAAGTTCCCGGAAACTGCAGTCAAACCTGAACCGGATACTTCATGGGCTGTATGCGGTAATGCAGAAACCCGGCAGAACCTGGTGAGTTCTATATTCCTTGATTTCGACCAGCTTGAAGAATTCAATTTCCAGCTACAAAAAAAATATGAGTTAATTAAGGATAAAGAAGTGGATTATGAAGAATACCATGTTGAAGATGCGTCCATAGTACTGGTTTCCTATGGAATAAGCAGCCGTATTTGCAGGTCTGCAGTTGATGTTGCACGTAAAGAAGGGCTGAAAGTAGGATTGTTCAGACCAAAGACGCTATTCCCATTCCCTGAAAAAGAACTAAAGAAAATAGCAGATTCACATGAATGTACTTTTATTTCTGTAGAAATGAGCAATGGACAGATGAAAGAAGATATTATCCTGGCCACCAGATTCACAAGACCGGTTGAACTTGTTAACCGAATGGGTGGAAATCTTATTACACTGGATGAGGTAATGGATTGTATATATAAAGTTGCAGGTAAGGAGGAATAA
- a CDS encoding 2-oxoacid:acceptor oxidoreductase family protein, with product MTEKVLKRPDSMYAEFTRKGGAAPTATHYCPGCGHGIIHKLIAEAMDELEIQNRSVMISPVGCAVFAYYYFDCGNLQVAHGRAPAVGTGMSRARDDSIVMAYQGDGDLASIGLNETIQAANRGEKIAVFFVNNTVYGMTGGQMAPTTMIGEKTVTCPEGRCAEEAGYPLHMAELLNELKAPVFIERVSVSDISHIKKAKKAVKKALQVQKEEKGYTFVEFLAACPTNLRQSSEQSIRFINEEVEKEFPLKNFRDLSEQVQPIIRGKSDFSKEALDSIFDLEHDSSMDSMDTPDFDQIGVKIAGFGGQGVLSMGLILARAACDEQLHVSWYPSYGPEQRGGTSNCSVIISGSSIGSPVVYQPDILVAFNRPSLEKFAKDVKKDGVIIYDSTVGDCDAIVPEGVTSISVPATRIAMEAGSKKGANTAMLGVMLAIGRTRLSDDAFNRAIEETFAHKPKLISLNQKILNAATEWTKNNVK from the coding sequence ATGACTGAAAAAGTCCTTAAAAGACCGGATTCAATGTATGCTGAATTTACACGCAAAGGAGGCGCTGCTCCTACTGCAACTCATTACTGTCCTGGATGTGGGCATGGTATTATCCATAAGCTTATAGCTGAAGCAATGGATGAACTGGAAATACAGAATCGCAGTGTGATGATTAGTCCTGTAGGCTGTGCAGTATTTGCATACTATTATTTTGACTGTGGAAATCTACAGGTAGCACATGGCAGGGCTCCTGCTGTAGGTACTGGAATGTCCAGGGCAAGGGATGATTCCATAGTTATGGCATATCAGGGAGATGGAGACCTTGCATCCATAGGATTGAATGAAACTATCCAGGCAGCCAATCGCGGAGAAAAAATTGCAGTTTTCTTTGTTAATAATACAGTATACGGAATGACTGGCGGGCAGATGGCACCAACTACTATGATAGGTGAAAAGACAGTTACCTGTCCTGAGGGAAGATGTGCAGAAGAAGCCGGATATCCACTGCACATGGCAGAGCTACTGAATGAGCTGAAAGCACCTGTATTCATTGAACGTGTTTCTGTTTCAGATATATCTCACATAAAAAAAGCTAAAAAAGCTGTAAAAAAGGCATTGCAGGTTCAGAAAGAGGAGAAAGGATATACTTTTGTGGAATTTCTTGCAGCTTGCCCTACAAATCTTAGGCAAAGCAGTGAACAGAGTATAAGGTTCATAAATGAAGAGGTGGAAAAAGAATTTCCTCTCAAGAACTTCCGAGATCTGTCTGAGCAGGTACAGCCAATTATAAGAGGCAAAAGCGATTTTTCAAAAGAAGCGCTTGACAGTATATTTGATCTGGAGCATGATTCTTCAATGGATTCAATGGATACTCCAGATTTTGACCAGATTGGTGTTAAAATAGCAGGCTTTGGAGGGCAGGGTGTACTTAGCATGGGCTTAATACTGGCCCGTGCAGCCTGTGATGAACAGCTTCATGTTTCCTGGTATCCTTCCTATGGTCCCGAGCAGAGAGGAGGAACATCAAATTGCTCTGTAATAATTTCAGGCAGCTCCATTGGCTCACCGGTAGTTTATCAGCCCGATATCCTGGTTGCCTTCAATCGTCCCTCTTTAGAAAAGTTTGCAAAGGATGTGAAGAAAGACGGAGTTATAATCTATGATTCTACTGTTGGAGACTGTGATGCTATCGTTCCTGAAGGAGTAACTTCAATATCAGTACCTGCAACCAGAATAGCAATGGAAGCAGGCTCCAAAAAAGGAGCAAATACAGCTATGTTGGGAGTAATGCTGGCTATAGGCAGAACCCGACTGTCAGATGATGCATTTAATAGAGCAATTGAAGAAACTTTTGCGCATAAACCAAAGCTTATATCTCTTAATCAGAAGATTCTCAATGCTGCTACTGAATGGACAAAAAACAATGTGAAATAA
- a CDS encoding AMP-binding protein: MQFTEETIADIFEQMVNEDPDHEFIVYPDRDLKFTYGEFNRRVNRLAKGLLAIGLNKGDHMGIWARNVPDWLTFLFATAKIGVVLVTVNTAYRSHEIAYVIKQSDMKALAIIDGFRDVNYIQTIYELVPELKTQPRGHLKSSEFPELKSVIFVGQEKHRGMYNTNELLLLGNTFTDDKLNHIKNSLKSDDVINMQYTSGTTGFPKGVMLTHKNILNNGYYIGERQKFTEKDRLCLPVPLFHCFGIVLGVLATLTHRGTLVMIENFDPLMVLAAVQKEKCTALYGVPTMFIAEFSHPMFEMFDLSSLRTGIMAGSPCPTESMKKVMNDMNCDEITIAYGLTEASPVFTQTSTDDPLEKRVNTVGTALPEIEVKIIDTETGETLGPDKPGEICCRGYNVMKGYYKMPEMTQKTIDEDGWLHSGDLAIMDKDGYYSITGRIKDMIIRGGENIYPKEIEEFLYTVPGIKDAQVIGIPDDKYGEIVGAFVILQDNSDLTEADIRDYAISKIARYKVPKHVFIVDEYPMTASGKVQKFKLREMAQKLLQK, from the coding sequence ATGCAGTTTACAGAAGAAACAATTGCAGATATTTTTGAACAAATGGTCAACGAAGACCCTGATCATGAATTTATTGTTTATCCTGACAGAGATCTAAAGTTTACCTATGGAGAATTCAATAGAAGAGTTAACAGACTGGCAAAGGGTTTGCTTGCAATTGGACTGAATAAAGGAGATCACATGGGGATCTGGGCCAGAAATGTACCTGACTGGCTGACATTTTTATTTGCAACTGCAAAGATAGGTGTTGTACTTGTAACGGTCAATACTGCATATAGAAGCCATGAAATTGCCTATGTGATCAAACAGTCCGATATGAAAGCACTTGCAATCATAGATGGGTTCAGAGATGTGAATTATATTCAGACCATATATGAGCTGGTTCCGGAACTAAAGACACAACCCAGAGGTCATCTCAAAAGTAGTGAATTTCCGGAACTGAAAAGTGTAATATTTGTTGGCCAGGAAAAACATCGTGGAATGTATAACACCAATGAACTTCTCCTCCTTGGAAATACCTTCACTGACGATAAGTTAAATCATATCAAAAATTCACTTAAAAGTGACGACGTTATAAATATGCAATATACCTCCGGAACAACTGGTTTTCCAAAAGGAGTGATGCTGACACATAAAAATATACTGAATAATGGATATTATATTGGAGAACGCCAAAAATTCACAGAAAAAGACAGATTATGTCTGCCGGTACCTCTGTTCCACTGTTTTGGAATTGTACTTGGTGTACTGGCAACTTTAACACATAGAGGGACACTGGTAATGATAGAGAACTTTGATCCGCTGATGGTCCTTGCAGCTGTACAGAAAGAAAAATGTACTGCACTCTATGGCGTTCCTACAATGTTTATCGCAGAATTCTCTCATCCAATGTTTGAAATGTTCGATCTCTCCTCACTCAGAACTGGAATTATGGCAGGTTCTCCATGCCCCACCGAATCTATGAAAAAAGTAATGAATGATATGAACTGTGACGAAATCACAATTGCTTATGGATTGACTGAAGCCTCTCCAGTATTTACACAAACAAGTACCGATGATCCACTGGAAAAAAGAGTAAATACTGTGGGTACCGCATTGCCTGAAATAGAAGTTAAAATAATTGATACTGAAACCGGTGAAACACTGGGTCCTGATAAGCCAGGAGAGATCTGCTGCAGAGGATACAATGTTATGAAAGGATATTACAAAATGCCGGAAATGACTCAAAAAACAATTGATGAAGACGGATGGCTGCACAGCGGAGATCTTGCCATCATGGATAAAGATGGTTATTACAGCATTACCGGCAGAATCAAGGATATGATCATCCGTGGTGGAGAAAACATTTACCCAAAAGAGATTGAAGAATTCCTCTACACAGTCCCTGGAATTAAAGATGCACAGGTTATTGGCATTCCTGACGATAAATACGGTGAGATCGTTGGTGCCTTTGTCATACTGCAGGATAATTCAGATCTCACAGAAGCTGATATCAGGGATTATGCTATCAGTAAGATCGCAAGGTACAAAGTTCCAAAACATGTCTTCATCGTTGATGAATATCCAATGACAGCCAGTGGTAAAGTGCAGAAGTTCAAATTGAGAGAAATGGCACAAAAACTGTTGCAAAAATAG
- a CDS encoding acyl-CoA thioesterase, with protein sequence MFNLTVAPRFGDIDGLGHVNNTVLAVWFEMARNPIFRLFTPDLDLSREKWKLIMVRTEFDFLGEMFFNGDVEIRSYILRIGNTSFTIGHEAWQNGKLNVRGKAVIVHYDFKNKKAVPIKGKIREVLMEHMIPEDNITWKNAKE encoded by the coding sequence ATGTTCAATTTGACAGTAGCTCCACGTTTTGGAGACATCGATGGATTGGGACATGTTAATAATACTGTTCTCGCGGTATGGTTTGAAATGGCAAGGAACCCTATATTCCGCTTATTTACTCCTGATCTTGACCTGAGCAGGGAAAAATGGAAACTTATCATGGTAAGAACCGAGTTTGATTTTCTTGGCGAGATGTTCTTTAATGGCGATGTTGAGATCCGATCCTATATACTAAGAATTGGAAATACTTCGTTTACAATAGGACATGAAGCATGGCAAAACGGAAAACTGAACGTAAGAGGTAAAGCGGTTATTGTTCACTATGATTTCAAGAATAAAAAAGCAGTTCCAATAAAAGGTAAGATTAGAGAAGTGCTGATGGAGCATATGATTCCAGAAGACAATATTACATGGAAAAACGCAAAAGAATAG
- a CDS encoding helix-turn-helix domain-containing protein yields the protein MSEQNYVGSKVRQLREIREMSLEDLADTSQCCIELIEHIESGDLIPSLAPLLQISRGLGVRLGTLLDGAEQDGAVMVKNGNSENVVRFSGNASDIDRSTLDFYSLAADKKDRHMEPFIIDIRPSLSEEINLSSHEGEEFIYVLEGEISLQYGEDKYILSKGDSIYYDSVIPHHLYANGDSDAQILAVVYAPF from the coding sequence ATGTCTGAACAGAATTATGTAGGTAGTAAAGTACGTCAACTACGAGAAATAAGAGAGATGTCCCTTGAAGATCTTGCTGATACGAGCCAGTGCTGTATCGAATTGATAGAACATATAGAATCTGGGGATTTAATTCCATCACTTGCACCACTGCTTCAAATATCCAGAGGACTTGGTGTAAGACTTGGAACATTGCTTGATGGTGCTGAACAGGATGGTGCCGTCATGGTAAAGAACGGTAATTCTGAAAATGTTGTCCGTTTCTCTGGAAATGCTTCTGATATTGATAGAAGCACACTTGATTTTTATTCCCTTGCAGCCGATAAGAAGGATAGACATATGGAACCCTTCATAATCGACATACGTCCATCACTATCTGAAGAGATAAATTTATCGTCCCATGAGGGTGAAGAATTCATCTATGTACTGGAAGGAGAAATATCTCTGCAGTACGGTGAGGATAAATACATTCTCAGTAAAGGAGACAGTATTTATTACGATTCTGTAATTCCTCATCACCTATATGCAAACGGTGACTCCGATGCACAGATACTCGCGGTCGTATATGCACCATTCTGA
- a CDS encoding gamma carbonic anhydrase family protein has protein sequence MIIKFRDKNPSIADTVFVTKSCEVIGDVDIGDNSSIWFNAVLRADMGKIVIGKGTSIQDNVVIHTDPGNDVVIGDNVTIGHGAVLHGCKIDSNVIVGMNATLLDSAEIGEYSIVGANALIPPKKKFSSRSIITGVPGTVRRKSSDDDMERINENASAYVEIAREYKKMLNK, from the coding sequence ATGATCATTAAATTTAGAGATAAAAATCCATCAATAGCAGATACCGTATTTGTTACAAAATCATGTGAAGTAATTGGTGATGTAGATATTGGTGATAACTCAAGTATCTGGTTCAACGCAGTTCTAAGAGCAGATATGGGTAAAATAGTAATTGGTAAAGGAACAAGTATCCAGGATAATGTTGTAATACATACGGATCCTGGAAATGATGTTGTTATTGGAGACAATGTAACAATTGGACATGGTGCTGTTCTTCATGGTTGTAAAATCGATAGTAATGTTATTGTAGGAATGAATGCTACACTTCTGGATAGCGCTGAGATTGGTGAATACTCTATTGTAGGGGCAAATGCTCTAATTCCTCCAAAAAAGAAATTCTCTTCCCGAAGTATTATTACGGGAGTTCCGGGTACTGTTAGAAGAAAATCATCAGATGATGATATGGAAAGAATAAATGAAAATGCATCTGCTTATGTTGAAATTGCAAGGGAGTACAAAAAAATGCTAAATAAATAA
- a CDS encoding cation:proton antiporter produces the protein MISIDIFTPDRYDILLLYIGLIVLIAALLPRFLSKHIVTEPIFYLMVTAGIFFFYPESPLPHIGEDPYIGKRLTELGVIISLTAAGLKLKRPFAWQTWRYAVRLLVITMPLTIVIVAFFGWKFLGFAPATAMLLGAVIAPTDPVLGGLIAPKDPVLNSDSQITESHREDTSRLALTSEAGLNDGLAFPFTNMAIAMALLGIYPSLWFTDWLITDFFYKIIAGALVGLAGGWLLAKIVLCCPKPRNHSLVLYIGSLSISLTLIPYGIAELISSYGFIAVFVAACVFRYEESVHESRDILLHDFAEETERIMMVILFTMLGIYINHGFVQDFQWYMIPASIFILVIVRPLTGLAGLIGTHLQESKRYIISFYGIRGIGSLYYLLYAFYHASFEQSNEILALTTTIIIISMFIHGLSAKAVMKKRNLE, from the coding sequence ATGATATCAATTGATATATTTACTCCTGATAGATATGATATACTTTTACTTTATATCGGGCTCATAGTTCTGATTGCAGCACTGCTTCCCAGGTTTTTATCAAAACATATAGTTACAGAACCTATTTTTTATCTGATGGTTACAGCCGGGATATTTTTCTTTTATCCTGAGAGTCCACTGCCCCATATTGGAGAAGATCCCTACATTGGAAAAAGACTCACAGAACTGGGGGTGATAATTTCTCTTACAGCTGCAGGGCTTAAACTCAAGCGACCTTTTGCCTGGCAAACATGGCGATATGCAGTAAGGCTGCTTGTCATAACCATGCCACTGACTATAGTTATAGTAGCATTTTTTGGATGGAAATTTTTAGGATTTGCACCAGCTACTGCCATGCTTCTGGGAGCTGTAATTGCCCCTACAGACCCTGTTCTGGGAGGGCTGATTGCTCCAAAGGACCCTGTCCTGAATTCCGATTCACAAATTACTGAATCACATCGAGAAGACACTTCACGTCTGGCACTGACAAGTGAAGCAGGTCTTAATGACGGACTTGCTTTTCCGTTTACCAATATGGCTATTGCTATGGCTCTTCTGGGCATCTATCCCTCGTTGTGGTTTACTGACTGGTTAATTACTGACTTTTTTTATAAAATAATTGCAGGTGCTCTGGTGGGCCTGGCTGGAGGGTGGCTGCTAGCTAAAATTGTACTTTGTTGTCCCAAGCCAAGAAATCATAGTTTAGTACTGTATATAGGATCACTGTCGATAAGCCTGACCCTTATTCCTTATGGAATAGCTGAACTGATAAGTTCATATGGTTTTATTGCTGTTTTTGTGGCAGCCTGTGTATTTCGGTATGAAGAATCAGTACATGAAAGCCGGGATATTCTACTTCACGATTTTGCTGAAGAAACTGAACGAATAATGATGGTGATTTTATTTACTATGCTTGGAATTTATATCAATCACGGATTTGTACAGGACTTCCAGTGGTACATGATTCCTGCATCCATTTTCATTTTGGTTATTGTGAGGCCATTAACAGGTCTTGCAGGGCTTATCGGTACACATCTTCAAGAATCTAAGCGATACATTATATCATTTTATGGTATTCGTGGAATTGGATCCCTCTATTATCTGCTCTATGCTTTTTATCATGCCAGTTTTGAACAGAGTAATGAAATTCTTGCTCTTACTACAACGATCATTATTATTTCCATGTTCATACACGGACTTTCAGCGAAAGCTGTTATGAAAAAGCGGAATCTTGAATAA
- a CDS encoding sensor histidine kinase, whose protein sequence is MNAYNPNQNVMDALDLNIVLLDFDGTIVFYNKQWEIFARENGNPTLNNSDIGSNYLEAVKKGIIDGDEIARDAYNGIMDVIWGKRARFDLEYPCHSPNEKRWFIMHARKCIDQDLVVIYHEDITDRKIAEEKLKSSEEKYRKLAESAHAVLWEYDILEDRWTYVSPQVTEMLGYSPEEWTDIKFWEDHIHPEDQKWAVQYCNESTQRGESHTFEYRFLKKDGNIAWIRDVVSVDMKDNIPFKLRGFMIDITERKRLEDLKKKELLLKEVHHRVKNNLQVISSLLNLQSRNFNDEKVKAAFMDSQNRVKSMSLAHEKLYQSSDLSTIEMSDYVKNLAGYLYQVYKINKDINLIVEADTEYFNVDTAVPFGLILNELITNSLKHAFVNRKGGQLLIKFINNNGKYVLEVIDDGTGFNQDIESHRSLGLKIVHMLADQLNATVSIDTSKGTRTVINF, encoded by the coding sequence ATGAATGCATATAATCCAAACCAGAATGTTATGGATGCACTTGACCTGAACATAGTTCTGCTGGATTTTGATGGTACAATTGTCTTCTACAACAAACAATGGGAAATTTTTGCAAGAGAGAACGGAAATCCAACACTTAACAACAGTGATATTGGGTCCAATTATCTGGAAGCAGTAAAGAAGGGTATTATTGATGGAGATGAAATTGCCAGAGATGCATACAATGGAATAATGGATGTTATCTGGGGTAAAAGAGCACGTTTTGATCTGGAATACCCATGCCATTCTCCTAATGAAAAACGCTGGTTCATCATGCATGCCAGAAAGTGCATTGATCAGGATCTTGTGGTGATCTACCACGAGGACATAACTGATCGCAAGATAGCAGAAGAGAAACTTAAATCCAGTGAGGAAAAGTACAGAAAACTGGCAGAATCAGCGCATGCTGTTTTATGGGAATATGATATATTGGAAGATAGATGGACTTATGTTTCTCCACAGGTAACAGAAATGCTGGGTTATTCTCCTGAAGAATGGACTGATATTAAATTCTGGGAAGATCATATACATCCAGAAGATCAAAAATGGGCTGTCCAGTACTGCAATGAAAGTACCCAACGTGGGGAGTCTCACACATTTGAGTATCGATTTTTGAAAAAAGATGGCAATATAGCATGGATACGTGATGTTGTTAGTGTTGACATGAAAGACAACATTCCCTTCAAGCTCAGAGGCTTTATGATTGATATTACAGAACGCAAGCGTCTGGAAGACCTGAAAAAGAAAGAACTTCTGCTAAAGGAAGTACACCACAGAGTAAAAAATAATCTTCAGGTGATTTCAAGTTTACTGAATCTCCAGTCCAGAAATTTCAATGATGAGAAAGTAAAAGCTGCTTTCATGGACAGCCAGAATAGAGTTAAATCAATGTCTCTGGCACATGAAAAACTCTATCAATCTTCTGATCTGTCCACAATTGAAATGTCCGATTATGTAAAAAATCTTGCAGGATATCTATATCAGGTATACAAGATTAACAAAGATATTAACCTGATAGTTGAGGCAGATACTGAATATTTTAATGTGGATACTGCAGTTCCCTTTGGCCTGATATTAAATGAACTGATCACAAATTCTCTAAAGCATGCATTTGTTAATAGAAAAGGTGGTCAGCTATTGATCAAATTCATCAACAATAATGGAAAGTATGTGCTGGAAGTGATTGATGACGGAACTGGATTTAATCAGGACATTGAATCACACAGATCACTTGGTCTGAAAATAGTACATATGCTGGCAGATCAGCTAAATGCTACAGTTAGTATTGATACCAGTAAAGGAACAAGAACAGTTATTAATTTTTAA
- a CDS encoding DUF7507 domain-containing protein produces MNRILIAASLILTLLILTVPASADTVVNLTKSNNPIFDGNIDIGVIYNGTTKTISVQYISDNTTYNPLGIDMFFYNLDNDVQNVSEAGWNRVGPKPATVAGFGWFESGKYQNPGGSGGITSPIIFTLENTFGVIPENDENNTFAVHIRFSDGQSAFVTDGTVEVVDDDDSSISIEKLTNGEDGPVLLAGSPVEWTYNVTNTGNVTLTNISVIDSEGVIVICPKDTLIPGEYMICTANGTAIEGFYNNTGYVYGEYNGFTVTASDTSSYIGVNASISIEKLTNGEDGPVLLAGSPVEWTYNVTNTGNVTLTNISVIDSEGVIVICPKDTLIPGEYMICTANGTAIEGFYNNTGYVYGEYNGLIVNSSDTSSYTGVNASISIEKLTNGEDDPVLLAGSPVEWTYNVTNTGNVTLTNISVIDSEGVIVICPKDTLIPGEYMICTANGTAIEGFYNNTGYVYGEYNGLIVNSSDTSSYTGVNASISIEKLINGEDANEPPGPVIHLGNTVVWTFNVTNTGTVKLTNITVVDDKLGLICEIDELKPGESKVCTVTGQASAKSQMNIATVTGWYEDMMVMDDDPAHYFGYRGGISIDAPTATGIITVMFVGLFILFYMKREKY; encoded by the coding sequence ATGAATAGAATTCTGATAGCTGCATCTTTGATCTTAACTTTGTTGATATTAACTGTGCCAGCAAGTGCTGATACAGTTGTAAATTTAACTAAGTCAAACAATCCTATATTTGATGGTAATATCGATATTGGTGTAATTTACAATGGAACAACGAAAACAATATCAGTACAATATATCAGTGATAATACAACCTACAATCCACTTGGAATAGATATGTTTTTTTACAACCTGGATAATGATGTCCAGAATGTAAGTGAAGCTGGATGGAATCGTGTAGGTCCAAAACCCGCTACAGTGGCCGGATTTGGGTGGTTTGAAAGTGGTAAATATCAAAATCCGGGGGGTAGTGGCGGAATTACATCACCGATCATCTTTACACTCGAAAATACTTTTGGGGTAATTCCAGAAAATGATGAAAATAACACGTTTGCTGTACACATAAGATTTTCTGATGGCCAAAGTGCATTTGTTACAGACGGAACTGTTGAGGTTGTAGATGACGATGATTCATCCATCAGTATTGAAAAACTGACCAATGGCGAAGATGGTCCCGTTCTTCTTGCAGGTTCTCCTGTTGAATGGACCTATAATGTGACAAATACCGGTAATGTTACTCTTACCAACATCAGTGTCATAGATAGTGAAGGCGTCATTGTTATCTGCCCCAAAGATACTCTTATTCCTGGAGAGTATATGATCTGTACTGCAAATGGTACTGCTATTGAAGGATTCTACAATAACACCGGTTATGTATATGGTGAGTATAATGGATTTACAGTAACTGCCAGTGATACAAGCAGCTATATTGGAGTAAATGCATCCATCAGTATTGAAAAACTGACCAATGGCGAAGATGGTCCCGTTCTTCTTGCAGGTTCTCCTGTTGAATGGACCTATAATGTGACAAATACCGGTAATGTTACTCTTACCAACATCAGTGTCATAGATAGTGAAGGCGTCATTGTTATCTGCCCCAAAGATACTCTTATTCCTGGAGAGTATATGATCTGTACTGCAAATGGTACTGCTATTGAAGGATTCTACAATAACACCGGTTATGTATATGGTGAGTATAATGGGCTTATAGTAAATTCCAGTGATACAAGCAGCTATACCGGAGTAAATGCATCCATTAGTATTGAAAAACTGACTAATGGCGAAGATGATCCCGTTCTTCTTGCAGGTTCTCCTGTTGAATGGACCTATAATGTGACAAATACCGGTAATGTTACTCTTACCAACATCAGTGTCATAGATAGTGAAGGTGTCATTGTTATCTGCCCCAAAGATACTCTTATTCCTGGAGAGTATATGATCTGTACTGCAAATGGTACTGCTATTGAAGGATTCTACAATAACACCGGTTATGTATATGGTGAGTATAATGGGCTTATAGTAAATTCCAGTGATACAAGTAGCTATACCGGAGTAAATGCATCCATTAGTATTGAAAAACTGATAAATGGCGAGGATGCAAATGAACCGCCGGGTCCGGTAATCCATCTGGGCAACACTGTTGTGTGGACATTCAATGTGACAAATACCGGGACTGTTAAGCTGACAAACATAACAGTAGTTGATGACAAACTTGGTCTTATCTGTGAAATTGATGAACTAAAGCCAGGGGAATCAAAGGTATGCACCGTAACAGGTCAGGCATCTGCCAAATCACAGATGAATATTGCCACGGTAACCGGATGGTATGAGGATATGATGGTCATGGATGATGACCCTGCTCATTACTTTGGATATAGAGGAGGAATAAGTATTGATGCTCCAACAGCTACAGGTATAATCACTGTTATGTTTGTTGGGCTTTTCATCCTGTTCTACATGAAGAGAGAGAAATATTAA